The Bifidobacterium bifidum ATCC 29521 = JCM 1255 = DSM 20456 region TCCTCCTTGACCGGTGTCGGACGCCACGGATCGAAGGGTCTGTAAGTGTCACTGTCCATGCTCATAAGCCTCACCTTTGATAGTTCTCTTATGTGTTTCCATTGTAGGTCCGCGCTGGTGAGTTGCGGGGATATTCGGCGCGGCGTTGATGCTACCGGCGTAAATCGCGTGCTGGGGCGTATGGTGTCCACGGAACCGGCGTGACTCGCTGGAATGATGCGCGGCACGCCTGCAATGGACGAATGACGTAGCGATATGCTAAACTATCGCGAGTGCCAGAAACGCCCTCGTATCCCAATTGGTAGAGGAAGCAGCCTCAAAATCTGCGCAGTGTGGGTTCGAGTCCCACCGAGGGCACGTTGCATTATCGGGTGAGCCACAGTGCCGCATCGCCGAATCTCTATGTTATCGTTATACATGAAGTTCTGTCGATGAATCACTGTGTCGTGGAAAAGAGGTTGTGAGCATGGTGGCAAGAAAGAAGACCTCAACGCAAGAGCAAGAGGGTCAGGTAGAGGAGGTGCTTTCCGCCGACGAGCTGAAGGCAGTCTCCGAAGGCGAGCCCGTCGAGAGCGCCGTGCACAAGAAGCGCACGGTCGTTGTCGCCGAGGACGAGTCGGTGAACCGCATGGATCTGGTGGCCATGCTGGAGGATAACGGGTATGAGGTCGTCGGCGAGGCGGCCAATGGTGAGGAGGCCGTCGATTTGACGCGCAAGTTCCGCCCGGATATCGTGTGCATGGACGTGAAGATGCCCCGTATGGACGGCATCGCCGCCGCCGGTGTCATCTGCGACGAGAACATCGCTCCCGTGGTGATGCTCACCGCGTTCTCGCAGCCCGACCTGGTCCGTCAGGCGACCGGTGCAGGTGCCATGGCCTACGTCACCAAGCCGTATGAGGAATCCAAGCTGCTGCCCGCCCTGGAAGTCGCGATGGGCCGTTTCTCCGAGATCAACGACCTGCTCGACAACGTCGAGACCAGCGAGAACAAGCTCAAGGAGACCGAAGAGCAGCTCAAGAAGGCCGAGGAGAAACTCAAGAAGGCCGAAGACACGCTGGAGGAGCGCAAGCTCGTCGACCGCGCCAAGGGCCTGCTCATGGACAAGGCGGACTTCTCCGAGCAGGGAGCCTTCCGCTGGATCCAGAAGACCTCGATGGATCAGCGCATCCCGAAGAAGCGTCTGGCCATGGCGATCATCGCCAAGTATGGCGATCCCAAGCCGTCGGAAGTAGGGGAATGAGCGAATCGCGCGACGACGCCCAGACGAAAACGCGTGGAACGTTGCTGGTGGTCGATGGCCACTCGCTTGCGTTCCGCGCGTTTTTCGCTTTACCGGCGGAAAATTTCAGTACTCAGGCCGGTCAGGCCACGAACGCGGTATGGGGTTTCGCCACGATGCTGTCCCAGGTGCTGGACAGCGAGAAGCCCGACCATCTCGCGGTCGCGTTCGACATGAAGGGCGGCACCTTCCGCAACGAGATGCTGCCGCAATACAAGGGCACCCGCGAAGCGGCGCCGGAGGATCTGCTCACCCAGCTGCCGCTCATCCAGAAGATGCTCACGGCGCTGGGCGTCACCTACGTCGAAAAGCAGGGGTATGAGGGCGACGACATCATCGCCACGCTCGCCGCGATGGGGGAGCGGTCCGGATACGACACGCTGGTGCTGTCCGGCGACCGCGACGCCTTCCAGCTGATCGACGAGCGCGTCACCGTGCTGTATCCCGGGCATCACTTCAAGGACCTCAAGCACATGACGCCGCAGGCGGTGGAGGACAAGTACCATGTCGGCCCCGCGCAATACCCGGATCTTGCGGCGTTGCGCGGCGAGACTGCCGACAACATCCCCGGCGTGCCCGGCGTCGGCGACGGGTTCGCGGCGAAGTGGATCAACCAGTACGGCGGACTTGAGGGTATCATCGAGCACGCCGACGAGATAGGCGGCAAGAAGGGCGAGTCGCTGCGCGAGAACATCGAGCAGGTCAAGCTCAACCGCAAGGTCAACGCTCTGCGGCGCGACGTGGACCTCGGTATCGGCATCGAGGACCTGACATTCGGCGAGGTGGACGCCGACGCGCTTTCGGAACTGTTCACCAGCCTCGAATTCGGCCCGCGCACCCGCAGCAAGGTGCTCAAGTCGTTCAACGCCGGCAAGCAGGCCAGCGACGCAGCTGACAAGCACGCAGACGACGAGGACACCTCCGACGACCTGAGGATTCCCGAGGCCGTGACCATCGCGGATGAGGCGGCGTTGGCGGCATGGATCGACTCCGCACGAGACGGTCTCGGCTCGCCTGCCGACAATTCGGATGATGAGCCGCGCAACCGGGCGCACTGCGCCGACGTCATGGCATCGACCTGCGCGCTGTATGCCGAAGGCTCATCCAAACCCGGGAACCCGGGATGCAGCGTGCTGATGCTGGAGGTCGGCGGCAAGGCGGCCGTGCTGGAAGCCGGCGTGATCGCCGGCGTCCGTCCCGCGTTGCAGCGGTTCCTTGACGGGCACGCCGACCGGATAGTCGTGCACGGGTACAAGGAGCAGTCGCACATCCTCGCGTCGCTCGGACTGGACCTCGCCGAGCCGTGGTTCGATACGAAACTCGCCGGATACCTGGTCCAGCCGGACTATCATGCCGATTCGCTGGAACAGGCGGCATCCCATTTCCTGCAGCTGCAATTGGACAATGCCGATGACGTCGCGCAGGGGCAGCTGGACTTGAGCGGCGACGTCGATCCGGCCGACCAGC contains the following coding sequences:
- the polA gene encoding DNA polymerase I, giving the protein MSESRDDAQTKTRGTLLVVDGHSLAFRAFFALPAENFSTQAGQATNAVWGFATMLSQVLDSEKPDHLAVAFDMKGGTFRNEMLPQYKGTREAAPEDLLTQLPLIQKMLTALGVTYVEKQGYEGDDIIATLAAMGERSGYDTLVLSGDRDAFQLIDERVTVLYPGHHFKDLKHMTPQAVEDKYHVGPAQYPDLAALRGETADNIPGVPGVGDGFAAKWINQYGGLEGIIEHADEIGGKKGESLRENIEQVKLNRKVNALRRDVDLGIGIEDLTFGEVDADALSELFTSLEFGPRTRSKVLKSFNAGKQASDAADKHADDEDTSDDLRIPEAVTIADEAALAAWIDSARDGLGSPADNSDDEPRNRAHCADVMASTCALYAEGSSKPGNPGCSVLMLEVGGKAAVLEAGVIAGVRPALQRFLDGHADRIVVHGYKEQSHILASLGLDLAEPWFDTKLAGYLVQPDYHADSLEQAASHFLQLQLDNADDVAQGQLDLSGDVDPADQRKDLLHMAMVRALADMLAAKIDEREQFRLLQSIELPVSHVLFGMEQVGASVDFMRLTEMRDRFAVDARDAQETAWQFAGSRVNLQSPKQLQAVLFDDMGLKPTKKTKSGSYTTNASALQDLAVRSVGNERANGFLTALLRHRETNKLKQIVQSLIDAVNPDDGRIHTTFEQTVAATGRLSSVDPNLQNIPNRNAEGREIRSAFVPGEGYESLLSSDYSQVELRIMADLSGDDALIEAFRSGADFHKYVASLVYGIPVDDITPDQRTHVKAMSYGLAYGLSTYGLAQQLKISPGEADRLKSQYFATFGKVHEYLESLVAGAREKGYTETMFGRCRYFPGLQSPNRNIRDAAERGALNAPIQGSAADIMKIAMIHASDALAKAKVRSRIILQIHDELVVEIAPGEAEQVTGLVRDAMEHAGDLAVPLDVSTGIGSDWQLAAH
- a CDS encoding ANTAR domain-containing response regulator; this encodes MVARKKTSTQEQEGQVEEVLSADELKAVSEGEPVESAVHKKRTVVVAEDESVNRMDLVAMLEDNGYEVVGEAANGEEAVDLTRKFRPDIVCMDVKMPRMDGIAAAGVICDENIAPVVMLTAFSQPDLVRQATGAGAMAYVTKPYEESKLLPALEVAMGRFSEINDLLDNVETSENKLKETEEQLKKAEEKLKKAEDTLEERKLVDRAKGLLMDKADFSEQGAFRWIQKTSMDQRIPKKRLAMAIIAKYGDPKPSEVGE